One Luteolibacter flavescens DNA window includes the following coding sequences:
- a CDS encoding BlaI/MecI/CopY family transcriptional regulator, which yields MDAPKISESEWAVMEVLWDASPRTASEIAKTLRKKTSWAENTVRTLLTRLVEKGALDEAGSPKLYTPAVQREDCVRAESESFLERIFQGAAKPLLVHFAKNARLTPDEVRELKRILDQSTETKT from the coding sequence ATGGACGCACCGAAGATTTCCGAATCCGAATGGGCAGTGATGGAAGTGCTGTGGGACGCCTCGCCGCGCACTGCCTCCGAGATCGCAAAGACCCTGCGCAAGAAGACCTCTTGGGCTGAGAACACGGTGCGGACGCTGTTGACCCGACTGGTCGAAAAAGGCGCGCTCGATGAGGCGGGATCGCCGAAGCTCTACACCCCCGCCGTGCAGCGCGAGGACTGCGTGCGGGCGGAGAGCGAGTCCTTCCTCGAACGAATTTTCCAAGGAGCGGCGAAACCGCTGCTCGTCCACTTCGCGAAGAATGCCCGGCTCACGCCGGACGAGGTCCGGGAGCTCAAACGGATCCTCGATCAATCGACAGAAACCAAAACCTGA
- a CDS encoding DUF7133 domain-containing protein: MHHLRPFFAFSVAISGVSALPDGFVMTEFAGPPNADYPAAITAAANGDVYVSSDQNGSLGHKEHMGRIIRCRDTDGDGKADEFVKFVPDVNSPRGGHFVGDTLYLIHPPYLSSFRDTDGDGVADEKKVLVTGLGGGIEHPRGADHTTNGVRMGIDGWLYISVGDFGTFPAKGTDGSSYTLHGGGVLRVRPDGSQIEPYALMVRNICDTAISPELDLFSRDNTNDGKGWNTRFHHYTALGDHGYPRLYQNFADEAIKPLADYGGGSGTGALWLSEPGFPAEFTDALFSTDWTTGNVHYHPWKKEGASFTIEQKTFEKLPRATDIDVDGNSKLYMADWRNGGFDFTPDQKVGLVFQVTYPGIPAAKYQDVTKASDGDLLKLVGSPSAVQRLEAQREIIKRGKKPEFAEGIFAVAKDAKLPVSARTAAVWTFKQLYGKDSTKYLAELAADETMREQALRAMADRSSELADVPVKLYVDALKDKNPRVALQALIGLEKLKAKDAAPAIFAASADWRDEGVSPRLQHTAVQVLASLNNVPAGLKAVEDTATRKLALQALQKVHSMDVVNGLLGLFGKSADLELRYDVLSSLSRLYFKEKEWDLKSWWNTRPDDRGPYYETAEWEGTAKIKPAIEKGFGMIAPDRQNALLDILGKNRLPVAELKLAGVDPVIAALNAKELNATQLMLLVAAAKEPKRPFAQRVEAYKALGKGGEDSSMPHRLAVLATWSQEKDAPAEAAQHISDFVNAPDRGNQIGSLREIAAKQGNAASRIAWKSMLTVLNSPLAKADAKKRIQDEVDKIPREVGFFQAIADLKLAGFDKQIEQGMKWDNSELINAAKAAKEAVAAAGSGGKKVAELPIPEVAKAAMTGKGDVATGARLYTSQGCIACHAIDPKAEQKGPYLGAAGAKFTRDYLIDSILEPNKVVAQGFQTSMIKMKDGTAKMGFITAEADGIVEVRDIAGQVSKIKRADVTEETHMPTSMMPPGLAAGLTVEDFTSLIEYLVSLKATGG; encoded by the coding sequence GCACCATCTCCGTCCTTTTTTTGCATTTTCCGTAGCCATAAGTGGCGTATCCGCACTTCCCGATGGCTTCGTGATGACCGAGTTCGCCGGTCCGCCGAATGCCGACTACCCGGCAGCCATCACCGCTGCCGCAAATGGCGATGTTTACGTGTCATCCGACCAGAATGGCTCGCTGGGCCACAAGGAGCACATGGGCCGGATCATCCGCTGCCGCGATACGGATGGCGACGGCAAGGCGGACGAGTTCGTGAAATTCGTCCCGGACGTGAATAGCCCGCGCGGCGGCCACTTCGTCGGCGACACGCTCTACCTCATCCACCCGCCCTACCTGAGCAGCTTCCGCGATACGGATGGCGACGGCGTGGCGGACGAGAAGAAGGTGCTGGTGACCGGTCTCGGCGGCGGCATCGAGCACCCGCGCGGCGCTGACCATACGACGAATGGCGTGCGCATGGGCATCGATGGCTGGCTCTACATCTCGGTGGGTGACTTCGGCACCTTCCCGGCGAAGGGCACGGATGGCTCCAGCTACACGCTGCACGGCGGCGGCGTCCTCCGCGTGCGGCCGGATGGCTCGCAGATCGAGCCCTACGCGCTGATGGTGCGGAATATCTGCGACACCGCGATTTCCCCCGAGCTGGATCTTTTCAGCCGCGACAATACGAACGACGGCAAGGGCTGGAACACGCGCTTCCACCACTACACCGCCCTCGGCGACCACGGCTACCCGCGCCTCTACCAGAACTTCGCCGACGAGGCGATCAAGCCGCTGGCGGACTACGGCGGCGGCTCCGGCACGGGTGCCCTGTGGCTGAGCGAGCCGGGCTTCCCCGCGGAATTCACCGACGCGCTTTTCTCCACCGACTGGACGACGGGCAATGTCCACTACCACCCGTGGAAGAAGGAAGGCGCGAGCTTCACCATCGAGCAAAAGACCTTCGAGAAATTGCCGCGCGCGACCGACATCGACGTGGATGGGAACTCGAAGCTCTACATGGCCGACTGGCGGAACGGTGGCTTCGATTTCACGCCGGACCAGAAGGTGGGCCTCGTCTTCCAGGTCACCTACCCGGGCATCCCCGCGGCGAAGTATCAGGACGTGACGAAGGCGAGCGACGGCGACCTGCTGAAGCTCGTGGGCAGCCCGAGCGCGGTGCAGCGCCTGGAGGCACAGCGCGAGATTATCAAGCGCGGCAAGAAGCCGGAATTCGCCGAAGGCATCTTCGCCGTGGCGAAGGACGCGAAGCTCCCGGTGAGCGCACGCACCGCGGCGGTGTGGACCTTCAAGCAACTCTACGGAAAAGATAGTACCAAGTATCTGGCGGAGCTGGCCGCGGACGAAACGATGCGCGAGCAGGCGCTGCGAGCGATGGCCGACCGCAGCAGCGAACTCGCCGACGTGCCGGTGAAGCTCTACGTGGACGCGCTGAAGGACAAGAACCCGCGCGTGGCGCTCCAGGCCCTGATCGGACTGGAGAAGCTGAAGGCGAAGGATGCCGCTCCGGCGATCTTTGCCGCCTCCGCCGACTGGCGTGACGAGGGTGTCTCGCCGCGCCTCCAGCACACCGCCGTGCAGGTTCTCGCCTCTCTCAACAATGTCCCCGCCGGCCTGAAGGCCGTGGAAGACACCGCCACCCGCAAGCTGGCGCTGCAGGCACTCCAGAAGGTCCACTCGATGGACGTGGTGAACGGCTTGCTCGGGCTCTTCGGCAAGTCCGCCGATCTGGAACTGCGCTACGATGTGCTGTCCTCGCTTTCCCGCCTCTACTTCAAGGAGAAGGAATGGGACCTCAAGAGCTGGTGGAACACCCGCCCGGATGACCGCGGCCCCTACTACGAGACCGCCGAGTGGGAAGGCACCGCGAAGATCAAGCCAGCCATTGAAAAGGGCTTCGGCATGATCGCACCGGATCGCCAGAACGCGCTGCTCGACATCCTCGGCAAGAACCGCCTGCCCGTCGCCGAGCTGAAGCTCGCAGGCGTGGACCCGGTGATCGCCGCACTGAATGCGAAGGAGCTGAATGCCACCCAGCTCATGCTGCTGGTGGCCGCGGCGAAGGAGCCGAAGCGCCCCTTTGCCCAGCGCGTGGAGGCCTACAAGGCACTCGGGAAAGGCGGCGAGGATTCCTCCATGCCGCATCGCCTCGCGGTGCTCGCGACGTGGAGCCAGGAGAAGGACGCACCTGCCGAGGCCGCCCAGCACATTAGCGACTTCGTGAATGCACCGGACCGCGGCAACCAGATCGGCTCGCTCCGCGAGATCGCCGCGAAGCAAGGGAATGCAGCCAGCCGCATCGCGTGGAAGTCCATGCTGACCGTGCTGAACAGCCCGCTGGCGAAGGCCGACGCGAAGAAGCGGATCCAGGACGAGGTGGACAAGATCCCGCGCGAGGTGGGCTTCTTCCAAGCGATCGCGGATCTCAAGCTGGCCGGCTTTGACAAGCAGATCGAGCAGGGCATGAAGTGGGACAACTCCGAGCTGATCAATGCCGCGAAGGCGGCGAAGGAAGCCGTAGCCGCGGCTGGATCCGGCGGCAAGAAGGTGGCCGAGCTGCCCATCCCCGAAGTGGCGAAGGCTGCGATGACCGGCAAGGGCGACGTCGCCACGGGCGCGCGCCTCTACACCTCGCAGGGCTGCATCGCCTGCCACGCCATCGATCCGAAGGCCGAGCAAAAGGGCCCCTACCTCGGTGCTGCCGGGGCAAAATTCACCCGTGACTACCTCATCGACTCGATCCTCGAGCCGAACAAGGTGGTGGCGCAGGGCTTCCAGACCTCGATGATCAAGATGAAGGACGGCACAGCCAAGATGGGCTTCATCACCGCGGAAGCGGACGGCATCGTGGAAGTCCGCGACATCGCCGGCCAGGTCAGCAAGATCAAGCGCGCCGACGTGACCGAGGAAACCCACATGCCCACCTCGATGATGCCACCCGGCCTCGCCGCGGGACTCACCGTGGAAGACTTCACCTCGCTGATCGAATACCTCGTCTCGCTCAAGGCGACGGGGGGCTGA